A stretch of Streptococcus sp. oral taxon 061 DNA encodes these proteins:
- a CDS encoding thiamine pyrophosphate-dependent dehydrogenase E1 component subunit alpha, whose product MSTLDKNLLLEMFRKMEEIRRMDLKIAQLVKKGKVPGMTHFSVGEEAANVGAMLALNEDDLITSNHRGHGQAIAKGIDLNGMMAEILGKYTGTCKGKGGSMHIADLDAGNLGANGIVGGGMGIAVGAALTQQMKNTGKIVVCFFGDGATNEGVFHEAVNMASIWNLPVIFYCINNGYGISADIKKMTNVEHIYERSAAYGIPGMFIPDGNNVIDVYEGFKKAVDHVRSGKGPVLIESVTYRWLGHSSSDPGKYRTREEVDEWKEKDPIENLRKYLVENKIASAEELEEIQAQVKEAVEASVKFAEESPFPPLESAFEDIYAD is encoded by the coding sequence ATGTCAACTCTAGATAAAAATCTTTTGCTTGAGATGTTCCGTAAGATGGAAGAAATTCGTCGTATGGATTTAAAAATTGCTCAATTAGTAAAAAAAGGTAAAGTGCCCGGTATGACGCACTTTTCTGTTGGTGAGGAGGCTGCTAACGTTGGGGCTATGTTAGCTCTTAATGAAGATGACCTTATCACATCAAACCACCGTGGTCACGGTCAAGCCATTGCTAAAGGTATTGACCTCAATGGAATGATGGCTGAAATCCTTGGTAAATATACAGGGACTTGTAAGGGTAAAGGTGGATCAATGCACATCGCCGACCTTGATGCAGGTAACCTTGGTGCTAACGGTATCGTAGGTGGTGGCATGGGGATTGCAGTAGGTGCAGCTCTTACTCAACAAATGAAAAACACTGGTAAAATCGTTGTCTGCTTCTTTGGTGATGGAGCGACTAACGAAGGTGTCTTCCACGAAGCTGTTAACATGGCTTCAATTTGGAATCTTCCAGTTATTTTCTACTGTATTAATAACGGTTATGGAATCTCTGCTGATATTAAGAAAATGACTAATGTGGAGCATATTTATGAGCGTAGCGCTGCTTACGGCATTCCTGGAATGTTTATTCCTGATGGAAACAATGTAATTGATGTATACGAAGGATTTAAGAAAGCAGTTGACCATGTTCGTTCTGGCAAAGGCCCTGTCTTAATCGAAAGTGTAACTTACCGTTGGCTTGGTCACTCATCATCAGACCCTGGTAAATATCGTACACGTGAAGAAGTCGATGAGTGGAAGGAAAAAGATCCAATCGAAAACCTCCGCAAGTACCTTGTTGAAAACAAGATTGCTAGTGCAGAAGAACTTGAAGAAATTCAGGCTCAAGTCAAGGAAGCAGTGGAAGCATCTGTTAAGTTTGCAGAAGAAAGTCCATTCCCTCCGCTAGAATCAGCTTTTGAAGATATTTACGCAGACTAA